CCCTGCCACGTCTTCGGTTCGCGCATGCTGTACTCGAACGCGGCGGCCACCTGCGCGAACACCTGGTGCCATCCCTTGGTCTTGCCCTGGCGGGTGACCAGGTCGTCGAACGGACCTCCCTCATGGCTGTACCGGGACCGGTCGGCGTTGGGGTCCGGGACCCCGAGGAGCTGGGCGACGGCCTCGGTCTCGCCCTTCTCGCACCACTTCGCGAACAGGTAGGGCGGGCTCATCACCGTGCGCAGGGCGAACTGCCGCACGGGCTCGGGCAGGGACTTGCCCTTGCACAGCCGCCTCACGAAGTCCTTGCGGACCGTCCGCGCGGTCTTCCACGCCTTGTTGCCCGCGATGGTCCGCGCCCGCGCCTCCTTCTCCTCCTCGCTCATGGACTGCTTGGCCTGCTTGGCCTGCTTGGCTCCGGGACGCAGCTTGTGGCCGTACTTGGCCGGGTCGGAGCAGTACCAGACGGGCTGGAACTCCTCATCCAGGCGGGCGACATGACCGGAGCAGTAGGCGTGCTTGTCCGCCGTGAGCGGCGCGCCCAGGGGCGTGCGCAGCTCGGTCAGCGGCCGGGAGGTGTCCTTCGTGCCGTACGGGAAGTAGTCGGGCAGCAGCGGGACATCGGCCTTTTCCAGTGCCTCCAGTGCCGTCTGCCGGGCTTCGGCGTCGGCCTTGGCCTGCCGGAGCCGAGCCAGGGCCTGGTCCCAGTGACCGCGCCCGCCGCCTTCCTCGGCAGCATCCTTGGCGTGAGCGTCCTCCAGCACCTGAACGGCCCGGGAGACGTCGCTGACTTCGGCCATTTCGGCCATCTGCATCAGATCGAAACCCTGGACGCTTGCCCGGTGGAGCTGGGCGTCGTCCAGGCGGGCCGCCTCGCGCGCCGCACGCAGCTCGGCCCGCTTGATCTTCAGGGCGCGGGCCATCGTCTCGCGCTGCTCCTCGCTCACATCGATCAGCGCCAGCGTCTCGATGGCCTTGACCCGGTCGCGGTCGTGCATCTGCTCGCGGTGATCGTTCTCGATCAGCGACAGCAGGTGCGTCATCGCGTCGTTGCCCACCAGGTCGGCCCGGACGATCGTGGGGATCTTGCGTGCGGGCCTGCCCTCGGCCTCGGCCGTGGCATTGGCGGCCTGCTGGGCCTGTGCGCGCCGCCATCCCTTGAACGCGCCGTACGTTCCGTTTTCCAGCGGTCGGACGTGGATGGGGTCCTGTACGCCGAGTTCGCCCACCGACGCCTTGAGGTCGTCGTCCGGTTCGGTGTCCGTGGTCCGGGCGTTGTAGTCGTCGCGCACGATCAGGGCAGGGTCGAGGCGGACGATCTGGTCGTGGGCTTCTTCGACGGCCGACGGCTCCGGCCGCGCGGTCTTCGGGGTCGCGGCAGAGGCGGCTTTGGCGGGGGTCGTCGTGGTCTTCTTCGCCTG
The Streptomyces umbrinus genome window above contains:
- a CDS encoding ParB/RepB/Spo0J family partition protein, whose amino-acid sequence is MSSASQAKKTTTTPAKAASAATPKTARPEPSAVEEAHDQIVRLDPALIVRDDYNARTTDTEPDDDLKASVGELGVQDPIHVRPLENGTYGAFKGWRRAQAQQAANATAEAEGRPARKIPTIVRADLVGNDAMTHLLSLIENDHREQMHDRDRVKAIETLALIDVSEEQRETMARALKIKRAELRAAREAARLDDAQLHRASVQGFDLMQMAEMAEVSDVSRAVQVLEDAHAKDAAEEGGGRGHWDQALARLRQAKADAEARQTALEALEKADVPLLPDYFPYGTKDTSRPLTELRTPLGAPLTADKHAYCSGHVARLDEEFQPVWYCSDPAKYGHKLRPGAKQAKQAKQSMSEEEKEARARTIAGNKAWKTARTVRKDFVRRLCKGKSLPEPVRQFALRTVMSPPYLFAKWCEKGETEAVAQLLGVPDPNADRSRYSHEGGPFDDLVTRQGKTKGWHQVFAQVAAAFEYSMREPKTWQGLSRHQAAYLLCLKAEGYRLSDVEELAVTKYLPQPDDEDQAADLAA